The proteins below are encoded in one region of Pan paniscus chromosome 4, NHGRI_mPanPan1-v2.0_pri, whole genome shotgun sequence:
- the RNF145 gene encoding RING finger protein 145 isoform X2 produces MAAKEKLEAVLNVALRVPSIMLLDVLYRWDVSSFFQQIQRSSLSNNPLFQYKYLALNMHYVGYILSVVLLTLPRQHLVQLYLYFLTALLLYAGHQISRDYVRSELEFAYEGPMYLEPLSMNRFTTALIGQLVVCTLCSCVMKTKQIWLFSAHMLPLLARLCLVPLETIVIINKFAMIFTGLEVLYFLGSNLLVPYNLAKSAYRELVQVVEVYGLLALGMSLWNQLVVPVLFMVFWLVLFALQIYSYFSTRDQPASRERLLFLFLTSIAECCSTPYSLLGLVFTVSFVALGVLTLCKFYLQGYRAFMNDPAMNRGMTEGVTLLILAVQTGLIELQVVHRAFLLSIILFIVVASILQSMLEIADPIVLALGASRDKSLWKHFRAVSLCLFLLVFPAYMAYMICQFFHMDFWLLIIISSSILTSLQVLGTLFIYVLFMVEEFRKEPVENMDDVIYYVNGTYRLLEFLVALCVVAYGVSETIFGEWTVMGSMIIFIHSYYNVWLRAQLGWKSFLLRRDAVNKIKSLPIATKEQLEKHNDICAICYQDMKSAVITPCSHFFHAGCLKKWLYVQETCPLCHCHLKNSSQLPGLGTEPVLQPHAGAEQNVMFQEGTEPPGREHTPGTRIQEGSRDNNEYIARRPDNQEGAFDPKEYPHSAKDEAHPVESA; encoded by the exons atggCTGCAAAGGAGAAACTGGAGGCAGTGTTAAATGTGGCCCTGAGGGTGCCAAGCATCATGCTGTTGGATGTCCTGTACAGATGGGATGTCAGCTCCTTTTTCCAGCAGATCCAAAGAAGTAGCCTTAGTAATAACCCTCTTTTCCAGTATAAGTATTTGGCTCTTAATATGCATTATGTAG GTTATATCTTAAGTGTGGTGCTGCTAACATTGCCCAGGCAGCATCTGGTTCAGCTTTATCTATATTTTTTGACTGCTCTGCTCCTCTATGCTGGACATCAAATTTCCAG GGACTATGTTCGGAGTGAACTGGAGTTTGCCTATGAGGGACCAATGTATTTAGAACCTCTCTCTATGAATCGGTTTACCACAGCCTTAATAG GTCAGTTGGTGGTGTGTACTTTATGCTCCTGTGTCATGAAAACAAAGCAGATTTGGCTGTTTTCAGCTCACATGCTTCCTCTGCTAGCACGACTCTGCCTTGTTCCTTTGGAGACAATTGTTATCATCAATAAATTTGCTATGATTTTTACTGGATTGGAAGTTCTCTATTTTCTTGGGTCTAATCTTTTGGTACCTTATAACCTTGCTAAATCTGCATACAGAGAATTGGTTCAG gtAGTGGAGGTATATGGCCTTCTCGCCTTGGGAATGTCCCTGTGGAATCAACTGGTAGTCCCTGTTCTTTTCATGGTTTTCTGGCTCGTCTTATTTGCTCTTCAGATTTACTCCTATTTCAGTACTCGAGATCAGCCTGCATCACGTGAGaggcttcttttcctttttctgacaAG TATTGCGGAATGCTGCAGCACTCCTTACTCTCTTTTGGGTTTGGTCTTCACGGTTTCTTTTGTTGCCTTGGGTGTTCTCACACTCTGCAAGTTTTACTTGCAGGGTTATCGAGCTTTCATGAATGATCCTGCCATGAATCG GGGCATGACAGAAGGAGTAACGCTGTTAATCCTGGCAGTGCAGACTGGGCTGATAGAACTGCAGGTTGTTCATCGGGCATTCTTGCTCAGTATTATCCTTTTCATTGTCGTAGCTTCTATCCTACAGTCTATGTTAGAAATTGCAGATCCTATTGTTTTGGCACTGGGAGCATCTAGAGACAA GAGCTTGTGGAAACACTTCCGTGCTGTAagcctttgtttatttttattggtatTCCCTGCTTATATGGCTTATATGATTTGCCAGTTTTTCCACATGGATTTTTGGCTTCTTATCATTATTTCCAGCAGCATTCTTACCTCTCTTCAG gttctgGGAACACTTTTTATTTATGTCTTATTTATGGTTGAGGAATTCAGAAAAGAGCCAGTGGAAAACATGGATGATGTCATCTACTATGTGAATGGCACTTACCGCCTGCTGGAGTTTCTTGTGGCCCTCTGTGTGGTGGCCTATGGCGTCTCAGAGACCATCTTTGGAGAATGGACAGTGATGGGCTCAATGATCATCTTCATTCATTCCTACTATAACGTGTGGCTTCGGGCCCAGCTGGGGTGGAAGAGCTTTCTTCTCCGCAGGGATGCTGTGAATAAGATTAAATCGTTACCCATTGCTACGAAAGAGCAGCTTGAGAAACACAATGATATTTGTGCCATCTGTTATCAG GACATGAAATCTGCTGTGATCACGCCTTGCAGTCATTTTTTCCATGCAGGCTGTCTTAAGAAATGGCTGTATGTCCAGGAGACCTGCCCTCTGTgccactgccatctgaaaaactCCTCCCAGCTTCCAGGATTAGGAACTGAGCCAGTTCTACAGCCTCATGCTGGAGCTGAGCAAAACGTCATGTTTCAGGAAGGTACTGAACCCCCAGGCCGGGAGCATACTCCAGGGACCAGGATACAGGAAGGTTCCAGGGACAATAATGAGTACATTGCCAGACGACCAGATAACCAGGAAGGGGCTTTTGACCCCAAAGAATATCCTCACAGTGCGAAAGATGAAGCACATCCTGTTGAATCAGCCtag